A genomic region of Pelodiscus sinensis isolate JC-2024 chromosome 19, ASM4963464v1, whole genome shotgun sequence contains the following coding sequences:
- the DNAJC22 gene encoding dnaJ homolog subfamily C member 22 — protein MAKRLLVAYALWALGGPVGLHHVYLGRDSHALLWMLTLGGLGMGWLWEFWQLPGWVARANATQESHPRSPEPPALSPVRFFGQVLVGIYFGLVALIGLSSLPGFALLALPLAVGLGVHVVSSVGEQTSDLKNTLTAAFLTSPVFYGRALAILPISLTASITAQQYRCYKPRRDTGETLSARLYRLGLAYLAFTTPLAYCAFCNTAATVHYVADAIGALLDWLSFFPSLGSFLEQLLLLPYRAWRLLTDGTGIWAGSFQEWEKVYEFVKSFQTERQQLAYKVLGLPDGAPVEEIHKKYRELVKLWHPDHNRHQVEEAERRFIEVQAAYESLMQPKKAKPT, from the exons atGGCCAAAAGGCTCCTGGTGGCCTATGCCCTCTGGGCTCTGGGGGGCCCTGTCGGGCTGCACCATGTCTACCTGGGCCGGGACAGCCACGCTCTGCTGTGGATGCTCACGCTGGGGGGCCTCGGGATGGGCTGGCTCTGGGAGTTCTGGCAGCTCCCTGGCTGGGTGGCCCGAGCCAACGCCACCCAGGAGTCGCACCCTCGCAGCCCGGAGCCTCCGGCCCTCAGCCCTGTGCGCTTCTTCGGCCAGGTCCTGGTGGGGATCTACTTTGGTTTGGTGGCACTGATCGGCCTGTCCTCCCTGCCCGGCTtcgccctgctggccctgccgcTGGCCGTGGGCCTGGGGGTGCATGTGGTGTCCAGCGTGGGAGAGCAGACCTCAGATCTCAAGAACACACTGACGGCAGCCTTCCTCACCTCCCCTGTCTTCTACGGCCGCGCCCTGGCCATCCTGCCTATCAGCCTGACTGCCAGCATCACTGCCCAGCAGTACCGGTGCTACAAGCCCCGCCGGGACACTGGAGAGACACTGAGCGCCCGGCTGTACCGCCTGGGCCTGGCCTACCTGGCCTTCACCACCCCTCTGGCCTACTGTGCCTTCTGCAACACGGCTGCCACTGTCCACTACGTGGCCGACGCCATCGGCGCCCTCTTGGATTGGCTCAGTTTCTTCCCCTCCCTGGGCAGCTTTCTGGAGCAGCTCCTCCTTCTGCCCTACCGTGCGTGGAGGCTGCTGACGGATGGCACAGGCATCTGGGCCGGCTCCTTCCAGGAGTGGGAGAAAGTCTATGAGTTTGTGAAGAGCTTCCAGACTGAGCGGCAGCAGCTAGCATACAAG GTTTTGGGTCTCCCGGATGGTGCCCCGGTGGAGGAAATTCACAAGAAGTACCGGGAGCTGGTGAAGCTTTGGCACCCAGATCACAACCGCCACCAGGTGGAGGAGGCCGAGAGACGGTTCATCGAGGTGCAGGCAGCCTATGAGAGCCTCATGCAGCCGAAGAAAGCCAAACCCACGTGA